A segment of the Lycium ferocissimum isolate CSIRO_LF1 chromosome 10, AGI_CSIRO_Lferr_CH_V1, whole genome shotgun sequence genome:
acaggcaactttcattttcataagcaaaataaaaaattacacaagttttaagaattagacaagtatgcgGAGGATTAGAAtttcactttacaaaagaacaaaaatatctttggttagaggcaaactttcattttcatgagcaaaacaaaatttacgcaagtgttaagaactagaaaagtatgccCGAGGAGGCgaagttcactttacaaaagaacaaagtatctattgttagaggcaactttcattttcataagcaaaataaaaaagtacacaagtgttaagaattagacaagtcaCGGGAGGAGCGAAGTtctctttacaaaagaacaagcCATATCTTTAAgcggcaaactttcattttcataagcaaaataaaaaaatacacaagtgttaagaattagacaattGATCGGAAATGCAGaagttcactttaaaaaattacaaagtatgccgtgagagacaaactttcatttttcataaccaaaacaaaaaaatacacaagtgttaagaattagacaagttgACGGAGGGCAGAAGTTCActttaaaaattacaaagtatgccgtgagaggcaaactttcatttttcataaccaaaacaaaaaaatacaagtgttaagaattagaaatttttatatttaaaggcgaagttcactttaaaaaattacaaagtatgccgtgagaggcaaactttcatttttcataaccaaaacaaaaaaatacacaagtgttaagaattagacaagtccGCGAGAGGGCAGAAGCTCActttaaaaattacaaagtatgccatgagaggcaaactttcatttttcataaccaaaacaaaacattattaacaaaacaacaccaaaaacacataagattgcataaaaatcaaaattattaacaagaaaacaccataaaaccaagcacacataaattaacttaattcatgaagttatgccgGAACAAGCATAACTTTATGCCGGAACCGGCATAACTTCAGTTTCAAAAATCAATAACTCTGCCGGACCAGGCATATGTTGCCTCAaacaaacacattcttcacaaaaatcagattattaaataaaaattttttacaacaacataaaaacaaaagaagCAAAACGTCAATGATTCAAAAAGAGAAAACtaaaacgcatatcaaaatcaactaaaacatattacgacattcataatacgacattcaaaaaactaaaatatatacatgggaatgaaactaaagttcaaaaaatcataaaCACTATAACAAGACATtatcattttaaataaaaaaggatcaattaaatataaaaaacgatgaagacaaagatattaattcaacaaataacaatttaacataaaaaaacaaatattgaaacgagcaaaagatccaaattcgtacctacgttttatatatatatgagacaaacACAAAACAGaggaggaaataagaagaaaaaaaaaaaaaaagggcaaatgacgaaataaaaaggattttaatggggtaaggataatttcgtcaaaaaactttcattaaacaggcggcaagggcaaaatttaaagaagacataaatgaggggcaaaatataaagactCCATaaaagggcactccgcgcaaaaaaaaagtctttttttgcgtggatttttccatttggggtggtctttaattttgaccTTCAAAATGGTagtctttaagttttaaaaaaattaacaccTCGAGGTTGTAGGTACGAACCCTAGCtcggaaaaaaaagaaaagaaaaaaatcgcAAGCGTTCTTTAAAGGAAAGTTCGAAAGGCAAAGTTTAAAGATCACcattttgagggataaaaattaaagaccacccccagcgaagggtaATCCTGTAAATTGCCCAACTAATAGCTAGAAGAGTCTTTATAAAGTTTCATATGAATGAAGTTCAAACACATATTACTGAagttaatgtcacgacccaaccccgtaggccgtgactaatgtccgagttggacactcgtacgcactTAATACTCAGAATTTACACACTACCACGCATAATCATACATGATCACATATGGCTTCAGATTGTCGCAAAATAGCAAACATATATCGTAACGTACAGAGTCTCATAGTATACACGGAGGCAAGCCAACTAAACGCACGCGGCGCGGACCGCCCAaaaacacataacacacacatcCAATCCATTACGTAACCGtacccacgtacatgtccacTGACCTCTAAAccagtaacaaaatcatatgacgggacgggccccgtcgtacccccgaataaatatgtacatatgcatcgagaaaagtatatatataccaaatataggctCTGGACGAAGGCTGTAGCGCTCTCAAACGCTGTAGACCCATTAGCGGGTGATCCTCCACCGAGCGTGTAATAGCATGAAACCCCAACAAGAAGGGGGTCGGACGGAaaaggtaccgagtatgtaaacaGTTTTTAGAATCAtgatggcaaaaaaaaaaaaaccctcaaGTAGATATgttatgcaaaatattaaaacatttgtttaaaaatatagttCATGCAAAGGTCTTGCGGAGAACGGTGGTCGCctttgtcgttggcgccacgccacgtGCATGGTAGAGGaagaatttcatatctccgtaacccgaaaaatccccgtaacacatcatagccatcCATAACTTTTAACATaaatcacaccaaacggaacccgcctcgaggaggagctcggtgaaccgtaacttacgcatcacaccggaatgtaTATCATATCGCGCACGAAGCATATCCGGCCGGGATCCCTCTGAACGAGGCgatgaccataagcacgagcagagtcgtgagtaaccatatgcataaaatcatattcaaaaCTCATTAAACCAATAAGAAGTCCATATGCGGAAATCGAAGAGAAAATGGCACTAAGTTTCTTCAAAGACCATTAAGGACGAGcataaaagccgcgggccccacgaacgggtgccggcccccatccgagcccgactacgatagttaggggaaagttaggccttatgagcttacctattatgttttggggcgttccgagctcgtatgcaaaagttacggacgtttgaagttcgggaccctttatagtcaaaatcctttgtaaaacctttgaaattcaatcttttgaaaacatgaaagtctTATTTCGGTCCCATCAAAGAGTAGATTTCAAGGAACGAACAACGTACatttaagctcggattctaagagcgGGATTACCCTTCGGGTCATGGCCTAGTATCACTAAACATGCCAAAAAGAGAAagcgatgccttacataccttatatataaaaaataaaaaaagccaaccttcaagcttcggatacgccaagatctacataaggCCAagtatattaacattagccataagtcTTTATGAACTCAGTggacgaacattaaattctaccgaaatttcaacttcccttgtaaatacaccaaccccgagatttataCTCgccaaatccaacaacaaccaagccaacaaccaaactacaatatcaatttacaatatatattccaacacatttcaatcatgttcaattcaacttcatgtaTCCAAACTATCGTCAATGCttacatatacaaataataatccgaggccattcaaatgCGTCGTAAGAACATCCCAAGGGGTCCATATAATGTCCAAACAACAAGtcaacttacccgaaatccatcaactacattagggacatcaacaacatattttcttccttcACAATTCACAAGTTACACCAACAAACCATGCTTAAACAACCTTATccttaaaagttcaagaaactacattacgtcatattaatccttaaaatcggcccacacaatttttgttcCAATAgggatcattaaccatcatttttatATCATATAACGCATACGACGAtaaccaaaacaccatataatatCAACTCACCATGGCTCTCCCGAAACTAGTCCATACACGAATCCCTCAAACCTtcaaaatttcatgatttctatccatttcaacacatcacaacaacacacacaacaagctaaatacaattaactcaTCACTAATAACATGAactacacacatacacggccaaagggccacttcactcttcaacttcaacattcctatttccatgtttttcattcattttcacatcctacaatatccacaaacatgcataacacataagaacaaagattgaaccatacctttcctcttcacttCTCAAATCGGCAAGTATTCTTTGCAAGAGGAGTTCGCCGCAagcttcaacaatcactctatgttgttccttaccttctaatgagttgaattgctagagaaaactatttattttcctcactttttttCTTGGTGATTCTCGGCTATGGAGCAGCCGAATGGTTGCTTCTCTCCTTCTCTCAAAGCTTCTTGTTTGctcttgctttttctttctttctcttgaagctTCTATTAATACACATAAtggtcacatggaaaattaataaaattagggGCTTAAGGCTTGGCCGTATCAACTTTGGGCCAACTTTGCTCTTAAATTTATTCTTTTGGGAAATTGGTCGTGGCCTTCTTGAAATTGCGAAATTAATTTAAAGTTCCGATTTTTCCCTCGCCTTTGCTATTTCCAAACTAAAGGATGAACAACACACCTATGAAACAAAGTCAACATAGCCTTATTCCTTTCAAGCCTagtttatttcgaatttttccgaataggcaaaaactcgggatataacagttaagACAATTTTATTTGAACTTTAGCTATATAAAACTTCAGACACGACATATCTAAAATTGTTTTGAGGTGACTGAcgtacaaaattttaaaaactggATAAATTAACAATCTCCAAATAAGATAACCCATGAAATTTGTACTTCAgtacatttttttgtgcggattgtccttcttttggggtggtcttcaatttttgtcccttaaatcgccagtctttaatttttgtcaatcgcttaaaaaggtggtcGAAAATATCCCGAAATTCGGTTTTAATTtcggttcaaaaaaaaaaaattctcaagatAAGGCTTTTAAAAATCGCCGTTTATAAAAACTTTTAGTTATCtcttaaggcaaagtctgccgaATAAGACAGACTTTTTGCAAAGTCTTGCCTTGgaattgtttttatttattttcatgaataaaCCGGGATTCTAACCCAAAACCTCCAGGTATTTTAGGTGAATgacaaaaatcaaagaccagcaatttgagggacaaaatttaaagaccatcccGAACAAGGACAATAGTGCAAATTGTCGTCAATATGAAGAGTTGGGCTGAGCTATTAAATTATCCAGCCCATTGAGGCTGGACTGGACCGATCCATTTTGGTGGCTCTAGACTGTCAGTCTGTCACTCTCCCTAGTCACTGCTCTTGCCCTCCATCCTAAAAGACTGTCTTAAGggcccgtttggacatgatttgaaatcatgtttggatatGCAATTTGCATATTTTAAggagtattttctcttatagacataaaaattctacaaattgtgaaaactatcaaaacattctcaatttttatacaatcttaccaaatgagcaagtcatagttcataacaaaattaatacgctaattcataacaaccggctcaaaattaatactagaagacctttctaaaaatacaacattaattgatcaaattttagttcaataaataaaattaaactacgggtttttttttacaaaattaaaaggttggtagacataaataaaatttggtggaagttatTGAGAttgtaaatgattgatggggtaattgttaaaaatatctaccaacttatggatctttttttatacaaaatataaatttatgggttaaattttatatttaaaaaagttaaaatcatgatttcaaacgcatgtccaaacgctggtttcaaatcatgacatggccaaacgcctacttagagCCCATTTGGCTTAGTTTATAAGTTGCTAagtttttttaaatgtttaatTATTTTCAGCTTACCAGCTACTTTTTCTAAGCTAAGCAAAACGGACCCTTAATTTAATTTggtatgaaatttaaaaataaaaagaaaattttaaaatgtggGGTTCAAAAACAAACTTTAAATATTCAtatggttataaatcatcttataaaattaaattatttttaaatatacaaatatactcATCTtttttaagataattttttattttttttcaaaataggaGAAAACCAGACATCAGGTTAGTTATCTTCACAAGGTGTAAAGGACCAAAAAAAgacattattttccaaaatcaATGTTTTTTCACATGGAGCACTAATAGTACATTATGTTTGCATAAGTGGCAGACTTTTAGTCAAACTcccaaatattttttagaaattttggaaagaacaaaaatgccccgaacttttagaaaaggtataaaaataccctttattcatctattttgctaaaactacccctcaattcaacttttttggctcatttattcCCTATTGATTGgacaacactaatttttttaaaaaataaaataaaattacacatgacattttattatcgaaaaattgatttatttttttaaaaagaaatcaaaatcgTTATTTgtagaataaggaaaataatttttcaaaaccctttttttaaaaaatcaaatgtagtaagccttttatatatataaaaaaaaaaaaaaaaaatggaattggATTTTCATTAACACatgtggaatttttttaaatttggaaaacttttttttaaccggtggaaaccccatttttttagaaaattcaatttttaaatcaaaaaccgATTGTTTTTTAAGTAAAATGTGCAAAACTAATACTCCATAATTTTCTTCCGTATTTAAAAaagacattttctttttttttttaacaagtttttccataaaaaaaattcatttttttgcatttttataaaaatagctttttcaaattttgaaaataaattagcGTTATCCGTTAGTCTAAGAACATAAATCAGCCAAAAAGTTGAATTGAGGGATAGTTTTAACAAAATAGATGAATAAAGAGTGTTCTTATACCTTTTCTGAAAGTTCGAgggcatttttgccctttttttcgttatattttaaaaaagatatTTCCAATAACAATTCCCTCCTCCATTTTTTAACTaaaatccgggaattcaacgtAAATATAATATACTATTAATATTCCGTACAAATGTTCCATAAATATGTACGATGTTTTTCAAACGCAAAATAATGTACTATTTTGGTTCTTTTCTCTCTTCACAAGAATAGTCCAACGAATCTCCCCtaactctttctttttctccttttctgtAAAATTTTGAAACTCTCTAAAACCTACTCTCAACCCCCAAAAAACTCCGCCGGAAACCACCATGAACTCCACTTTAACTATGGCTTCATCATCACTCTTCCAATCCATTAACAATTCCCGTCCTTCCATTTTCCCATTCCCAAAAACTGTTACTAAAACTTACAACAAAAAATATGTCCTGAAAGCCTCATCTTCCAAGAACAATGctaatttaacttcaaatccatTACTTTCAACTCTCAAATCGGCAAGTATTGCTGTTGTTTTCGCCGCTGTAGCCTTACGTAAATTCCCTGTAACTCCATTAGCTAGAGCTGAAACTCCACCAGCTGTAatagaagaacaacaacaagaagaggaagaaggagaATCTCCATTAACACAGTTTTTAGAATCCAATTCTGAAGCTATCCAAACCCTCAAAAACCTCCTTCAGGTAAATAtatttgtctggttttgacttgacatgaagtttaaaaaagtaaaaaagatttttgaatcttgtggtcacGTAGAATGTATTAAAatgtcctttaatcttgtggtcttaaacatatTATTTagaaagttggaattaaagaattgctaaaaaaagtaaagaaagaattttgaatcttgtggtcttaaacttaagatacataaaatttactaaaatattctttaatcttgtggttttaaatatgttatttggaaagttggaattaaatAGTTTGCTTAAAAAAGACAATCTCGGTTTGAATTTGTGGTCTTTGAAGAAAAGCTATCTCTTTAGGGGCTTTTATAAAAAGTGGTCGAAATGGGTGGGCCCCGAACCCTTTGGGGAAAAATTACCATAAATATAcgaggttaaaattattttttatctataaataataaatgCTGAACCTCTTGGCTTCCTcgtttcttactcttttatatttttgaacctccTAGAGAAAAgttctggctccgccactgactCCCTCTATCCATTTTGAGTGTCTAAGTTTGACGAGGCACTAAGTTTAAGAAATAGATagatttttttaatcttgtattcgtaaattaaagatgtgtataatgtactaaaatgtcttttgaatcttgtggttaaAATCATTTGGATGTTTTGAATAGTAACTTACTAAATACTAAAAAGATACTTTTTTGTATCACAAAatgaaaagtaagacacttaaattgagacggagtgagtagaatgtaccaaaatgtcctTTAAGCTTGTGGTCTAAACATAGCTATGTGGAAAGTTGTAactaaagagttgccaaaaaagaaaaaagctattatttttaaaacagactgaaaagaaaaagtaagacaaacaaattgaaatagagggagtataaaatgaaatagggaaaattatgctctatgtctatttttgaaaatatgtacGCCACGTAGTCCATccttttgagtttgttacctGATTTAGCTCCTAGTTgtgtttgtgtataaacaccttatacagggttgatacattatgtataatgcttcCCCATGTATAATGCTCTATAATAATGTATATTGGCTACATGACGTAATAATTTTCAAAAGCTTtatctttttgaaaatttcccaaTAAAATATTGAGCTATTTTTTGATTGCTTAAACGGGTAATTGGTGGGTTTAAGTCGTTATATCATGTAAGTTTTCCTTCATTTAATAACACTATTTATGTCCCTAATAACAAATTATGGCGATATTATTGAGTTTTCAAAACACACTGCtaaaaccttaaaaaaaaaaaaacttctacaGGAAAAACTGGAAGCAGGGGAAGACGAAGAGAGCTTGAAAATACTGAGGAAGTTGTCGTCTGCTCAACCAGAGAATACCGAATGGAAATTCTTAACAGCGAGGCTGTTGAACGAAATGGGGAAGGTTCTAGAAGCAAGGGAAGTTTTTGAAGAGATATTATCGATAACGCCCCTTTCGTTCGAGGCATTGTTCGAGAATGCATTGTTGATGGACAGGTGTGGAGAAGGGGTTAAGGTGCTTCAGAGATTAGAGGAGGCATTGAGGATAGCTGAGGAAGAGAATAAAGTGAAGGAGGGTAGGGATGTTAGGTTTATAATGGCACAGGTACTATTTTGATAGATAGCACTATTTATGCCCCTAATAACATTAttgtattttcaaaatatagcAGCAGTTTTTTTCcgatacatatcatacatacctACGCTAACGGGATaatcatgcatacatacatgcataaacactaGCCGTTGTACATACACACACTGAccttcatacatacatacagtCAGACCTATCTATAACAAttattctctataacaacattgcACTATTACAATCATGTTTTTGTGGAACCGATCTTTCAcgtatgttatattatatttatatgttctctataacaacatttcactatagtAGCCAAAAGAATATCGGAGCAAATGATCttttgttatagagaggtttgactgtatatacatgcatacacacgatAAATATCTGCTATAAAATGTAAATCTAGCTATTTTTTATAATAGTTGAAAAGTATTGCTAAAATGGATAAATAGTGGCTTAAATCGTTACAtcacatacaaaaaaaaaaaaaaaaaaaaagaaaaaaaaaaaagaaaaaagaacatgTTCGAAAATCGTTATATCACATATTTTGCTCAaacaatgtatttgtgttaagaGGTTCATCAAGTATCTACAATTATTAAATTTAGAACCCATTTATTACCACTTTGAAGTTGTCATTTAGTTTATATCTGGGCTCCGCCTCTGCAGGTACAGTTCTTGCAGAAGAATGTTGAGGAAGCATTGAGGAATTATGATGAGCTTGAGAAGGAGGACCCTAAAGATTTCAGGCCATATTTCTGTAAAGGAATGATTTACAGTTTGCTTGACAGGAATAAAGAGGCTAGAGAGCAATTCGCGAAGTACCGCGAGCTTTCCCCGAAGAAATTTGAGGTGGAAGGTTATCTGAGGACGGCTTTGTCTCGGATGAAGCTCTTTGGAActgatgaaaaagagagttgAATTCGATGAAATGGAGTTTATGGTGGTTCAGTTTCCGAGTTTTAAGTAGCAAATCAATTTTTCGATGAAGGTGGAAAGCTATAACTTTGGTATACATTTACTTATTATTATTGGATTGTGTCGAATATAAGATGAAGATAGATTagacaatgaaataaaagaataattGCTAGAGTCTAGTTACAGTCTAGACGGATTCGTGTATGAATCTCGAATCAGCAGGTGATTACTGCTTAGGTTCTTAACTTGCAGTCAATATAGATTACTTGCCCTttcatttcatgttatattgATCAGCTAGCtgaaatttatatatgtatCCCGGGCCGAGGTTCTTTTTATCCTTATGGAAGAGCAAGGTCAGCTTTATgtctttttctccaagtataTATGCTGATGGATATGAAATCAAACCTTTATACCAAGTgattgatgaagttggaatgatGACCATGACGGACCAGAATTACTGGTCCCTGTAATAGTGTAAGGATGCAGGTATCCTAGAATAGTTGATGTGTGCACAAGGTGGTTTAGACTCCACTGTTA
Coding sequences within it:
- the LOC132032912 gene encoding protein SLOW GREEN 1, chloroplastic — its product is MNSTLTMASSSLFQSINNSRPSIFPFPKTVTKTYNKKYVLKASSSKNNANLTSNPLLSTLKSASIAVVFAAVALRKFPVTPLARAETPPAVIEEQQQEEEEGESPLTQFLESNSEAIQTLKNLLQEKLEAGEDEESLKILRKLSSAQPENTEWKFLTARLLNEMGKVLEAREVFEEILSITPLSFEALFENALLMDRCGEGVKVLQRLEEALRIAEEENKVKEGRDVRFIMAQVQFLQKNVEEALRNYDELEKEDPKDFRPYFCKGMIYSLLDRNKEAREQFAKYRELSPKKFEVEGYLRTALSRMKLFGTDEKES